The Argentina anserina chromosome 3, drPotAnse1.1, whole genome shotgun sequence genome includes a region encoding these proteins:
- the LOC126788534 gene encoding ribulose bisphosphate carboxylase/oxygenase activase, chloroplastic-like, whose translation MASTVSTVGAVNRTPLSLNSSGAGSSIPSSAFLGSSLKKVNNTRLPYQKNAGNLRITAEIDEGKQSKTDKWKGLAYDISDDQQDITRGKGLVDSVFQAPTGTGTHNAIMSSYDYISTGLRTYNLDNTMDGFYIAPAFMDKLVVHITKNFMDLPNIKIPLILGVWGGKGQGKSFQCELVFAKMGITPIMMSAGELESGNAGEPAKLIRQRYREASDIIRKGKMCCLFINDLDAGAGRMGGTTQYTVNNQMVNATLMNIADNPTNVQLPGMYNKEDNARVPIIVTGNDFSTLYAPLIRDGRMEKFYWAPTREDRIGVCIGIFKTDNIPEEDVVKIVDTFPGQSIDFFGALRARVYDDEVRKWISGVGVDGIGKKLVNSKDGLPTFEQPKMTVEKLLEYGNMLVQEQDNVKRVQLADTYLSQAALGDANRDSIKRGNFYGQAAQQVHVPVPEGCTDPTAANFDPTARSDDGSCQYQL comes from the exons ATGGCTTCCACAGTCTCAACTGTTGGAGCTGTTAACAGAACACCT TTGAGCTTGAACAGCTCTGGTGCTGGAAGCTCAATCCCAAGCTCAGCTTTCTTGGGAAGCAGTTTGAAGAAGGTGAACAACACAAGACTCCCCTACCAAAAAAATGCAGGTAACTTGAGAATCACAGCAGAAATCGATGAGGGAAAGCAGTCGAAAACAGACAAGTGGAAAGGCCTTGCTTATGACATTTCTGATGACCAACAAGACATTACAAGAGGAAAGGGGTTGGTTGATTCGGTGTTCCAAGCTCCTACTGGGACTGGGACTCACAATGCCATCATGAGCTCTTATGATTACATCAGCACCGGACTTCGCAC GTACAACCTGGATAACACCATGGATGGGTTTTACATAGCTCCAGCTTTCATGGACAAGCTTGTGGTTCATATTACCAAGAACTTTATGGACCTGCCTAACATTAAA ATTCCCCTCATTCTTGGTGTATGGGGAGGGAAAGGTCAGGGAAAATCATTCCAGTGTGAGCTTGTGTTTGCCAAGATGGGAATTAC CCCCATCATGATGAGTGCTGGAGAATTAGAAAGTGGGAATGCAGGAGAGCCAGCAAAGTTGATCAGACAGAGATACCGTGAGGCTTCAGACATTATCCGAAAGGGAAAAATGTGTTGCCTCTTCATCAATGATCTGGATGCAGGTGCTGGTAGGATGGGTGGAACCACACAGTACACTGTGAACAACCAGATGGTCAATGCAACCCTCATGAACATTGCTGATAATCCAACAAATGTGCAGCTTCCTGGAATGTACAACAAGGAGGATAATGCTAGAGTGCCAATTATAGTCACTGGTAATGACTTCTCTACACTGTATGCGCCTCTTATCCGTGATGGTCGTATGGAGAAGTTTTACTGGGCTCCCACAAGGGAGGACAGGATCGGTGTTTGCATTGGAATCTTCAAGACTGATAATATTCCTGAGGAAGATGTTGTCAAGATTGTAGACACATTCCCTGGTCAATCTATTG ATTTCTTTGGTGCCCTTCGTGCTCGAGTCTACGATGATGAAGTGAGGAAGTGGATATCTGGTGTTGGAGTAGACGGCATTGGGAAGAAGCTTGTGAACTCAAAAGATGGTCTCCCAACTTTCGAGCAGCCTAAGATGACAGTGGAGAAGCTTCTCGAGTATGGTAACATGCTTGTTCAAGAGCAGGACAATGTAAAGAGAGTACAGCTTGCTGACACCTACTTGAGTCAAGCAGCACTAGGAGACGCTAACCGGGATTCTATCAAGAGAGGAAATTTCTATG GCCAGGCAGCCCAACAAGTTCATGTACCAGTTCCTGAAGGATGTACTGATCCAACAGCCGCAAACTTTGACCCAACAGCGAGGAGTGACGATGGTAGCTGCCAGTACCAACTCTAA
- the LOC126788529 gene encoding D-xylose-proton symporter-like 3, chloroplastic: MAFSTRPLFHHTHFSPPLHQPKNKRPVIPLFSNALSTQPPLRSSSCRFRAKFGTFTNPTSSSSSKQFRFSVKVGSQNDYSSGDEAQSLIPEATPQEDFSWVSVIIPFVFPALGGLLFGYDIGATSGATISLTSAELSGTTWFNLTAVQLGLVVSGSLYGALFGSLLVYPIADFLGRRRELIIAAALYLLGGLITGFAPGLDVLLVGRLLYGIGIGMAMHGAPLYIAETCPSQIRGTLVSLKELFIVLGILLGYLVGSFQIDAIGGWRYMYGISGPIALLMGIGMWLLPPSPRWLLLRAAQGKGSVKEYKEKAILALSKLRGRPPGDKVSEKQIEETFVTLKSVYAVEESEGSLMEVFQGPSLKAFIIAGGLVLFQQITGQPSVLYYAGPILQSAGFSAAADATKVSVIIGLFKFVMTGVAVLKVDDLGRRPLLILGVSGLTLSLFLLSAYYKFLGGFPLVAVASLLLYVGCYQISFGPISWLMVSEIFPLRTRGKGISLAVLTNFGSNALVTFAFSPLKEALGADNLFLLFGAIALVSFLFVLLIVPETKGLSLEEIESKILK, from the exons ATGGCTTTCTCAACTCGACCACTGTTCCACCACACACACTTCTCACCACCACTCCATCAGCCCAAGAACAAGAGACCTGTAATCCCACTTTTCTCTAATGCCCTCTCTACCCAGCCTCCCCTTCGTTCTTCCTCTTGTCGTTTCAGGGCCAAGTTTGGCACTTTCACAAACccgacatcatcatcatcatcaaagcaATTCAGATTCAGTGTTAAG GTTGGATCTCAGAATGACTATTCTTCAGGGGATGAGGCTCAGTCTCTTATTCCCGAGGCAACTCCACAAGAGGATTTCTCTTGGGTTTCTGTGATTATTCC TTTTGTGTTTCCAGCATTGGGTGGTCTGTTATTTGGGTATGACATTGGTGCTACTTCTGGTGCCACCATCTCACTAACG TCCGCTGAGCTTAGTGGCACAACATGGTTTAATCTGACAGCTGTTCAGCTTGGTCTTGTG GTTAGTGGTTCCCTCTATGGAGCTCTTTTTGGTTCTCTCCTTGTCTACCCAATTGCTGATTTCCTTG GACGGAGGAGAGAACTCATTATAGCAGCTGCACTTTACCTCCTTGGGGGTCTGATCACCGGATTTGCTCCAGGACTCGATGTACTCTTAGTTGGGCGTCTTTTATATGGCATTGGTATTGGCATG GCCATGCATGGGGCTCCACTCTATATTGCTGAAACATGTCCATCTCAAATTCGAGGAACTCTAGTGTCATTAAAGGAGCTCTTCATAGTTTTGGGGATCCTG TTGGGTTACTTAGTAGGAAGCTTTCAGATTGATGCAATTGGGGGTTGGCGATACATGTATGGAATAAGTGGTCCTATTGCTTTACTTATGGGAATAGGCATGTGGCTTCTCCCACCCTCTCCTCGTTGGTTGCTTCTCAGGGCAGCTCAAGGTAAAGGATCTGTGAAAGAATACAAAGAAAAAGCCATTCTTGCTTTGAGCAAGTtgagaggccggcctcctgGTGACAAAGTGTCTGAAAAACAAATAGAAGAGACATTTGTTACTTTGAAGTCTGTGTATGCAGTTGAGGAATCAGAGGGAAGTTTGATGGAAGTCTTTCAAGGCCCTAGTTTGAAGGCCTTCATTATTGCTGGTGGCTTGGTCCTTTTTCAACAA ATAACAGGGCAACCAAGTGTCCTATATTACGCAGGTCCAATTCTTCAG AGCGCAGGATTCTCTGCTGCTGCTGATGCTACAAAAGTATCGGTTATAATTGGGTTGTTCAAG TTTGTGATGACAGGGGTAGCTGTCCTGAAAGTTGATGATCTAGGAAGAAGACCTTTGCTCATACTAGGAGTCAGTGGGCTT aCTCTTTCCTTATTTCTACTCTCCGCTTACTACAAATTTCTTGGAGGGTTCCCACTTGTTGCTGtagcttctcttcttctctatgTTGGTTGCTATCAG ATATCTTTTGGTCCTATAAGTTGGCTTATGGTATCAGAAATATTCCCACTACGCACAAGAGGAAAAGGGATTAGTCTTGCAGTTCTTACTAACTTCGGTTCAAATGCCCTTGTGACATTTGCATTCTCACCACTGAAA GAGGCACTAGGAGCAGACAACCTTTTCCTCCTTTTTGGGGCTATCGCAttagtatcttttctgttCGTTCTACTGATTGTCCCAGAAACCAAAGGTTTGAGTTTGGAAGAAATAGAATCCAAAATCTTGAAATAG
- the LOC126787444 gene encoding scarecrow-like protein 30 → MPLFVFPALGGLLFGYDIGATSDATISLTSAELSSTTWFNLIAGQLGLVHCRPFYLKTLLTRLQPYLSLYILDLTSLFGSFTISSASRLLMQCVAYSPKSSCRFSVPMESFLSDQGSVSNNSSSDDNHELINPLFIPANLDLPGDCCTSLNPASDEYAGDNYDDNTPVLRYISDILLEEDIEDKPCMIHDCLALQAAAKSFYDVIHQKDSTTLDQSYENPDDYKESFFSTGGAIYGKTDGVADVPYSLAKCHPDTSLVSNSISKLQSLGNSRRVEEENNWHAKFKILKAKRFQPMLQGPQTHTGLTSVYEQRSDGYNSKNGSETKKDRRRLDDHCLEEWRSNKQSLYSVAYSTDDSELQEMFDKLMLCQTANCKSVNSSSLHESCNEGSKYSEESKHVRSKRRTKEDRVVDLRTMLIQCAQAVASYDQRNASVLLKQIRQHSSPYGDATQRLAHYFADGLQVRLADTRAPLHSYIVGPKILTVEILKGHQTSITTFPFWKLTQFFANMTIIKLAEKATSLHIIDFGISYGFQWPSLIQRLSERHGGPPKLHITAIELPQPGFRPTERVEETGRRLAKYSRRFGVSFEFQVIAQKWETIGLDDLKIDRNKLIVVNCLHRLRHVPEVTMIGNSPRDDVLKLIRKINPEIFIHGVVNGAHNSSFFLTRFKQAISYFNAHFDIYEATMPCEDKQRLLFERVVLGGEIMNVVACEGLEIVERPETYQKWQVRNVRAGFKQLPLDQELLMKVKNTFKSIGYHNDFSIDEDENWMLHGWRGRVLFALSFWKGV, encoded by the exons ATGCCTCT TTTTGTGTTTCCGGCATTAGGTGGTCTGTTATTTGGGTATGACATTGGTGCTACTTCTGATGCTACCATCTCACTAACG TCCGCTGAGCTTAGCAGCACAACGTGGTTTAACCTGATAGCTGGTCAGCTTGGTCTTGTG CACTGCAGGCCATTTTACCTCAAGACATTGTTAACAAGATTACAGCCATACCTCTCCCTCTACATCCTAGACCTGACCAGTTTATTTGGTTCCTTTACTATTAGCTCTGCTTCCAGGTTGCTAATGCAGT GTGTGGCATACTCTCCAAAATCTTCCTGCAGATTTTCTGTTCCCATGGAATCTTTCCTATCTGATCAAGGCTCAGTTTCAAACAATTCTTCTTCAGATGATAATCATGAACTCATCAACCCCCTTTTCATTCCAGCCAACTTAGACCTCCCTGGTGATTGTTGTACATCTTTGAACCCGGCCTCAGACGAGTATGCTGGTGACAATTATGACGACAACACTCCTGTTCTCAGGTATATAAGTGATATTCTTCTTGAAGAGGACATTGAGGATAAGCCTTGTATGATACATGACTGTTTGGCCCTCCAAGCTGCTGCGAAATCTTTCTATGATGTCATTCATCAAAAGGATTCAACAACACTAGACCAAAGCTATGAGAACCCGGATGATTACAAGGAGAGTTTTTTCAGCACTGGTGGCGCTATTTATGGCAAGACAGATGGGGTTGCTGATGTCCCGTATTCTCTTGCTAAGTGTCATCCGGATACCTCTTTGGTTTCCAATTCAATTTCAAAGCTGCAAAGTCTTGGGAATTCTCGAAGGGTGGAGGAAGAAAACAACTGGCATGCAAAGTTTAAAATCCTTAAGGCTAAGAGGTTCCAACCAATGCTTCAGGGTCCTCAAACACATACAGGTTTAACTTCGGTGTATGAGCAACGAAGTGACGGGTACAACTCAAAAAATGGATCAGAGACAAAGAAAGATCGTCGAAGACTGGATGATCATTGTCTAGAAGAATGGAGGAGCAACAAGCAGTCACTTTACTCAGTTGCATATTCTACTGACGACTCTGAGCTGCAAGAAATGTTTGATAAGTTAATGCTCTGTCAAACTGCGAATTGTAAATCCGTCAATTCTAGTTCGCTTCATGAGTCTTGTAACGAAGGAAGCAAATACTCAGAAGAATCTAAGCATGTACGCTCAAAGAGACGAACTAAAGAAGATAGAGTAGTAGATTTGCGAACAATGTTAATCCAATGCGCGCAAGCTGTTGCAAGTTATGACCAAAGAAATGCTAGTGTACTACTGAAGCAGATCAGGCAGCACTCGTCTCCCTATGGTGATGCAACCCAGAGACTGGCTCATTACTTTGCCGATGGCCTCCAGGTACGCTTGGCTGATACTAGAGCCCCGTTGCATTCATATATTGTTGGTCCGAAGATATTAACTGTTGAAATACTGAAAGGTCATCAGACATCTATCACGACATTCCCTTTCTGGAAACTTACACAATTTTTTGCCAATATGACAATTATTAAACTAGCAGAAAAAGCAACAAGCCTTCACATTATTGATTTTGGTATTTCTTATGGTTTCCAATGGCCCTCCCTCATCCAACGGCTTTCAGAGAGACATGGCGGACCACCTAAGCTTCATATCACAGCGATTGAGCTTCCGCAACCAGGTTTTAGACCCACAGAGAGGGTTGAGGAAACTGGTCGTCGGTTAGCAAAGTATTCTAGAAGATTTGGTGTATCGTTTGAATTCCAGGTCATTGCTCAGAAATGGGAAACTATAGGATTGGATGATCTCAAAATAGACAGAAATAAGCTGATTGTGGTGAACTGTTTACACCGGTTGAGGCACGTTCCTGAAGTGACAATGATTGGAAACAGTCCAAGAGATGATGTACTAAAGTTGATCAGGAAAATCAATCCAGAAATATTTATCCATGGGGTTGTCAATGGGGCACACAATTCATCATTCTTTCTCACACGTTTCAAACAAGCTATCTCTTACTTCAATGCACACTTTGATATTTATGAGGCCACAATGCCTTGTGAGGATAAACAACGATTGCTTTTCGAAAGAGTAGTACTTGGTGGAGAGATAATGAATGTAGTGGCTTGTGAGGGTTTGGAAATAGTTGAAAGGCCTGAAACATATCAAAAGTGGCAGGTTAGGAATGTAAGGGCTGGATTTAAGCAGCTCCCATTAGACCAGGAGTTGTTAATGAAGGTGAAGAATACGTTCAAGTCGATAGGCTATCACAATGACTTTAGcattgatgaagatgaaaattGGATGTTGCATGGATGGAGAGGGAGAGTCCTCTTTGCCCTATCCTTCTGGAAAGGCGTGTAG